One Chloroflexota bacterium DNA segment encodes these proteins:
- a CDS encoding PPOX class F420-dependent oxidoreductase gives MSAQIPSAFMDLLTEKRAFAHLATVMPDGTPQVTPVWFDWDGTHVRVNSARGRQKDRNLRRVRYAALSIQDPDDPYRYIAIRGPVVEITEEGADEHIDLLSRKYTGADYAHRQPGEVRVIYKILPEHVATMG, from the coding sequence CGCGTTTATGGACCTGTTGACGGAGAAGCGGGCGTTCGCCCATCTGGCTACGGTGATGCCCGACGGCACGCCGCAGGTGACGCCGGTATGGTTCGATTGGGACGGTACCCACGTGCGGGTGAACTCGGCCCGCGGCCGACAGAAGGACCGCAACCTGCGCCGGGTGCGCTACGCGGCGCTGTCCATCCAGGACCCAGACGACCCCTATCGCTACATCGCCATCCGGGGCCCGGTGGTGGAGATCACCGAGGAGGGGGCGGACGAGCACATCGACCTGCTGTCCCGGAAGTACACCGGCGCCGATTACGCCCATCGCCAGCCGGGCGAGGTGCGGGTCATCTATAAGATCCTGCCCGAGCACGTGGCGACCATGGGGTAA